One window of the Granulicella arctica genome contains the following:
- the uraD gene encoding 2-oxo-4-hydroxy-4-carboxy-5-ureidoimidazoline decarboxylase produces MSEVLERWNLLDVATAAREVLPCCGSSLWAEELASRRPIATDAVLFAASDKVWKALPEAAWQEAFDSHPRIGQRQVEKQATAESLRWSEQEQQAAMSPDEAAVVALAEGNARYEAKFGRIFIVCASGRSAADILGILEGRMGNDPMTELYEAAEHQRQITQLRLRRWLEGR; encoded by the coding sequence ATGAGCGAGGTGCTTGAGCGGTGGAACCTGCTTGATGTGGCGACGGCGGCGCGGGAGGTGCTTCCCTGCTGTGGATCGTCCCTATGGGCCGAGGAGCTGGCATCACGTCGGCCGATTGCGACGGATGCTGTCTTGTTTGCTGCTTCGGACAAGGTTTGGAAGGCATTGCCCGAGGCGGCGTGGCAGGAGGCGTTTGATAGCCATCCGCGCATCGGGCAGCGGCAGGTGGAGAAGCAGGCTACAGCGGAGTCGCTGCGATGGTCGGAGCAGGAGCAGCAGGCCGCGATGTCGCCGGATGAGGCTGCGGTGGTTGCACTCGCAGAAGGCAATGCAAGGTATGAGGCGAAGTTCGGGCGCATCTTCATTGTGTGCGCGTCAGGGCGGTCGGCTGCGGATATTCTTGGGATACTGGAAGGCCGCATGGGCAATGATCCGATGACAGAACTATACGAAGCGGCGGAGCACCAGCGGCAGATTACGCAGCTTCGCTTACGGCGATGGCTGGAGGGCAGGTAG
- a CDS encoding TonB-dependent receptor — MSFRLSLKFVLLLAFGISSSVAGFAQQTGSTVRGVVADPDSAVIPGATVTLTPASGKASTTESQSDGTYTVRNLAPGTYSITVTMNGFATFVRQGVKIASAQTLTLDAKMAIQDQEQVIQVTTQNNTLSVDQDSNASSTVIKGKDLEALSDDPDELSSELTALAGPAAGPNGGQIYVDGFTGGQLPPKSSIREIRINQNPFSAQYDKLGYGRVEVFTKPGTDKFHGSGQLNANDSSFNTGSPLLNSGLSSSLAPVVQPPYHTIFFFGNLTGPISKNASFSAGGSHRSIQDNAIVNGTVVGSATNPICGPGDTTCVLTPYQAAVPVPQSRSDFTPRLDLAFGQKNTLTARYQYEQNDQTNNGVGSFVTATAGSSTASSENTIQISDTQIVSNRIINETRFEYQREAAAVNATSTAAAVSVQGAFTAGGSSAGSSSDIQNHFEGQNYTSIQLKKNFIRLGGRLRTTTDNNISVANPNGVFTYVNPAAYIANNPSQFTITKVNSGSKATTVDVGVYAEDDWKVKPNLTVSYGIRYEAQNFISERHDITPRLSFAYGLGSAKGTPKTVLRGGFGIFYDRFTLADQLITQQENGISQSRSIAIFNTPPAQVCSPTTVSACLASAALRGNQTYVSASNLRSPYTMQFAIGADQQLFRGATLSLNYLHAVGNHQFISLVTSTAPVQYQFSSEGTFKQNQLIANFNLRSSRYYSLFGYYALNFANSDTAGASSFPTNSNNIRADYGRATFSTRNRLFLGGSITAPFHIAISPFVIAASGTPYNITTGTDVNGDSQYTDRPTFANGSSGRCTVKGDFVTPPNGTTNYTPIPINYCTGPALFTANVRVSKTFGFGPLTDAAAARAARASGGGPGGGGAPRGGGGPGGGGPGGGGPGGGGPGGGGGGRGGPGGGGPGGGGASTGKRYNLAIGAQAQNLFNYKDLSTPVGTLTSQQFGQSLQLAGNPYTSNSAVERLQVFMSFNF, encoded by the coding sequence ATGTCTTTTCGCTTGAGCCTTAAGTTCGTCCTGTTGCTTGCATTTGGGATCTCGTCATCCGTCGCTGGGTTTGCTCAGCAGACAGGAAGCACCGTTCGGGGTGTGGTCGCTGACCCGGACAGCGCCGTAATCCCGGGAGCAACCGTGACGCTGACTCCTGCCTCTGGGAAGGCTTCCACAACGGAGTCGCAAAGCGATGGAACATACACCGTCCGGAACCTGGCCCCCGGTACCTACTCAATCACCGTAACGATGAACGGATTCGCTACGTTCGTGCGGCAGGGCGTTAAGATTGCATCCGCCCAGACCCTCACGCTTGACGCAAAAATGGCCATCCAGGATCAAGAGCAAGTTATTCAGGTCACCACGCAAAACAACACCCTCAGCGTGGATCAGGATAGTAACGCAAGTTCGACCGTCATCAAGGGTAAGGATCTGGAGGCGCTCTCCGATGATCCCGATGAGCTCTCCTCTGAGTTGACTGCACTCGCTGGTCCCGCAGCCGGACCAAACGGAGGTCAGATCTACGTTGATGGCTTCACAGGTGGCCAACTGCCGCCGAAGTCCTCCATTCGCGAAATTCGTATCAACCAGAATCCTTTCTCGGCACAATACGACAAGCTCGGCTACGGACGCGTTGAGGTCTTCACGAAGCCCGGTACGGACAAGTTCCACGGCTCAGGCCAGCTCAATGCCAACGATTCTTCGTTCAACACCGGCAGCCCGTTGCTGAATAGCGGCCTTAGCTCAAGCCTCGCACCAGTTGTGCAGCCGCCGTATCACACGATTTTCTTCTTCGGGAATCTCACCGGACCCATCTCCAAGAACGCATCATTCTCGGCCGGTGGCTCTCACCGCTCTATCCAGGACAATGCCATCGTGAACGGAACCGTCGTCGGTTCCGCCACAAACCCCATCTGCGGTCCGGGCGACACGACGTGCGTTTTGACTCCCTACCAGGCAGCCGTTCCGGTGCCGCAATCCCGCTCCGACTTCACGCCGCGTCTCGATCTCGCGTTCGGTCAGAAGAATACTCTGACTGCTCGCTACCAATATGAACAGAACGACCAGACCAACAACGGTGTCGGTAGCTTCGTCACCGCAACCGCTGGAAGCAGCACAGCGAGTTCTGAAAATACAATCCAGATCAGCGATACCCAGATCGTCAGCAACCGGATCATCAATGAGACCCGGTTCGAGTATCAACGGGAAGCTGCGGCAGTAAATGCAACGAGCACGGCGGCTGCAGTCAGCGTTCAGGGTGCCTTCACGGCCGGTGGCTCCAGCGCCGGCAGTTCAAGCGACATTCAGAACCACTTCGAAGGTCAGAACTATACCTCCATTCAGTTGAAGAAGAACTTCATCCGTCTTGGTGGGCGCCTGCGCACAACGACGGACAACAACATCTCCGTTGCCAACCCCAACGGCGTGTTCACCTACGTCAATCCAGCCGCCTATATTGCAAATAATCCGAGCCAGTTCACCATCACCAAGGTCAACAGTGGCTCAAAGGCAACTACTGTCGACGTAGGCGTTTACGCAGAGGATGACTGGAAGGTCAAGCCGAATCTGACCGTTAGCTACGGTATCCGCTACGAGGCACAGAACTTCATCTCGGAGCGCCACGACATCACGCCGCGCCTCTCCTTCGCCTACGGCCTGGGCAGTGCAAAAGGAACACCGAAGACTGTGCTGCGCGGCGGCTTCGGTATCTTCTACGACCGCTTCACGCTTGCTGACCAACTGATTACGCAGCAGGAGAATGGCATCAGCCAGTCACGTTCGATTGCGATTTTCAACACACCACCGGCCCAGGTCTGCTCGCCGACCACAGTAAGTGCCTGCCTCGCCTCCGCTGCATTGCGAGGAAATCAGACCTATGTCTCCGCGTCGAATCTGAGGTCTCCGTACACGATGCAGTTTGCGATCGGGGCGGACCAGCAACTGTTTCGTGGCGCGACGCTCTCGCTGAACTACCTGCATGCAGTCGGCAATCACCAGTTCATCAGCCTGGTCACCTCGACGGCTCCGGTCCAGTATCAGTTCAGCTCCGAAGGTACCTTCAAGCAAAACCAACTGATCGCCAACTTCAACCTTCGCAGCAGCCGGTACTACTCGCTCTTCGGTTATTACGCTCTCAACTTCGCGAACTCTGACACCGCCGGAGCATCGTCCTTCCCGACGAACTCGAACAACATCCGCGCCGATTACGGCCGCGCTACCTTCTCTACTCGCAACCGCCTGTTTCTTGGCGGCTCGATCACCGCTCCCTTCCACATCGCGATCAGCCCCTTCGTGATCGCAGCTTCAGGAACGCCCTACAACATCACCACCGGCACCGACGTCAACGGCGACAGCCAGTACACCGATCGTCCGACCTTTGCCAACGGCTCTTCCGGTCGCTGCACCGTCAAGGGCGACTTCGTTACACCCCCGAACGGTACGACGAACTACACTCCCATTCCAATCAACTACTGCACTGGCCCGGCGCTGTTCACGGCGAATGTACGAGTTTCGAAGACCTTCGGTTTCGGTCCTCTCACAGATGCTGCAGCAGCACGCGCAGCCCGAGCAAGCGGCGGAGGGCCGGGCGGTGGCGGTGCTCCTCGCGGCGGCGGTGGCCCGGGGGGTGGTGGTCCCGGTGGTGGTGGTCCCGGTGGCGGTGGTCCGGGCGGCGGTGGCGGCGGACGAGGCGGCCCAGGCGGCGGCGGTCCGGGTGGTGGGGGTGCCAGCACAGGCAAACGCTATAACCTCGCTATCGGTGCACAGGCCCAGAACCTCTTCAATTACAAGGATCTCAGCACGCCTGTAGGCACGCTGACGTCACAGCAGTTCGGCCAGTCGCTTCAGCTTGCGGGTAATCCGTACACCAGCAACTCAGCGGTCGAGCGGCTTCAGGTTTTTATGTCGTTCAACTTCTAA
- the allE gene encoding (S)-ureidoglycine aminohydrolase → MHKLGETRSTNQRDHLLQTPDTFVRAPLPGMSGATAIVHIAPAAGAQFTQYTAELEAGGTLGATSAQRFFYLLAGEAELTVEGSTHALTSGSFAYLPAGTTHRLHAPQTAKVAVIEKNYVASARTAAPAVLIGHEDLVVPTALMGDDDLQVRGLLPADAAFDFAVNTMTYQPGAALSMVEVHVMEHGLLMLEGGGIYRLGDAWYPVTAGDFIWMAPFCPQWFGALGKQPAKYLIYKDWNRHPLA, encoded by the coding sequence ATGCACAAGCTCGGCGAGACACGCAGCACGAATCAGCGCGACCATCTTCTTCAGACACCGGACACCTTCGTACGCGCGCCCCTGCCGGGGATGAGCGGGGCGACGGCAATCGTCCATATCGCTCCTGCTGCGGGTGCACAGTTTACGCAATACACGGCGGAGTTGGAGGCCGGGGGAACCCTTGGAGCTACGTCCGCGCAACGGTTCTTCTATCTGCTTGCGGGCGAGGCGGAGCTTACGGTTGAAGGTTCGACCCATGCTCTGACATCTGGCAGCTTCGCGTATCTTCCTGCCGGGACCACGCATCGACTGCATGCGCCCCAGACTGCGAAGGTGGCGGTGATCGAGAAGAACTATGTGGCGAGTGCACGTACGGCTGCGCCTGCGGTGCTGATTGGGCACGAAGATTTGGTTGTGCCGACAGCCCTGATGGGTGATGACGACCTGCAGGTGCGGGGATTGCTGCCTGCGGATGCGGCCTTTGATTTCGCGGTAAATACGATGACCTATCAACCGGGTGCCGCGTTGAGCATGGTTGAAGTGCATGTGATGGAGCATGGCCTCTTGATGCTAGAGGGTGGCGGCATCTATCGGCTTGGTGATGCGTGGTATCCGGTGACGGCGGGCGATTTCATCTGGATGGCACCCTTCTGTCCGCAGTGGTTTGGCGCGCTGGGCAAGCAGCCTGCGAAGTACCTGATCTACAAGGATTGGAATCGGCATCCGCTCGCTTAG
- a CDS encoding allantoate amidohydrolase, with product MMPERHISADEVIARCRLLAKHTDVAGETTRLFLSPAARDVHQDLLGWMEAAGMTVRVDAAGNLRGFYAAAIEDAPRLMIASHLDTVPNAGAFDGVLGVVLGVAVIEELRGERLPFAIEVVGFSEEEGVRFGKPFLGSLALMGKLDAETLARTDRGGVSITNALRTFGLDPERLEDAQFAPETFAYLEFHIEQGPVLESVDRSLGVVDAIAGQTRLQLIFTGQANHAGTTPMRLRHDALAAAAHWIVEVEQYALCHDGLVATVGRIDASPGAVNVIAGEVTVSLDVRHARNEVRHTAVAALLSRAEFAAVSRGVRVAATKMHEQAAVPMDVELVERLLSAARFAGYPTERMTSGAGHDAMIVAELVPSVMLFLRSPGGLSHHPDEAVLPQDVEAALATAMVFIKTLRDRDDAAVG from the coding sequence ATGATGCCGGAGCGACATATCAGCGCAGACGAAGTGATTGCACGATGCCGGTTGCTCGCGAAGCACACCGACGTCGCAGGCGAGACGACGCGGCTCTTTCTGTCGCCTGCTGCGCGTGACGTTCATCAGGATTTGCTTGGGTGGATGGAAGCTGCGGGGATGACCGTTCGCGTGGATGCGGCGGGCAATCTGCGCGGGTTCTATGCTGCTGCGATCGAAGACGCTCCGAGACTGATGATCGCTTCGCATCTGGATACTGTTCCGAATGCGGGCGCGTTCGATGGCGTGCTCGGGGTGGTGCTTGGGGTAGCTGTGATTGAAGAGCTTCGCGGCGAGAGGCTTCCATTCGCGATTGAGGTCGTCGGCTTTTCGGAAGAAGAGGGTGTTCGCTTCGGCAAGCCTTTTCTGGGTAGCCTTGCACTGATGGGCAAACTCGACGCAGAGACGCTTGCGCGCACCGACAGAGGCGGGGTCAGTATTACGAATGCGCTGCGGACCTTTGGACTCGATCCTGAAAGGCTTGAGGATGCGCAGTTTGCGCCGGAGACCTTCGCATATCTTGAGTTTCATATCGAGCAGGGGCCGGTGCTTGAAAGTGTGGACCGGTCGCTGGGGGTCGTGGATGCGATCGCGGGTCAGACGCGGCTGCAGCTTATCTTTACCGGGCAAGCGAACCATGCGGGTACGACACCGATGCGTCTGCGGCACGATGCGCTCGCAGCGGCGGCGCACTGGATCGTGGAAGTGGAGCAGTATGCGCTCTGCCATGACGGCCTGGTCGCTACGGTCGGGCGCATTGATGCAAGCCCCGGGGCAGTAAATGTGATCGCGGGCGAGGTGACGGTTTCGCTCGATGTGCGGCACGCGCGAAATGAGGTGCGCCACACGGCTGTGGCTGCGCTGCTGAGCCGGGCTGAGTTTGCTGCTGTCTCGCGCGGTGTCAGGGTCGCGGCTACGAAGATGCACGAACAGGCTGCCGTACCGATGGATGTGGAGTTGGTGGAGCGGCTTCTCTCTGCGGCACGGTTTGCGGGCTATCCCACGGAGAGAATGACGAGCGGCGCGGGACACGATGCGATGATCGTCGCCGAACTGGTTCCTTCCGTCATGCTGTTCCTGCGAAGTCCAGGTGGGTTGAGCCACCATCCGGATGAGGCGGTGCTGCCGCAGGATGTCGAGGCTGCGCTGGCGACGGCGATGGTGTTTATAAAGACACTGCGAGATCGTGACGATGCTGCTGTAGGCTAA
- the pucL gene encoding factor-independent urate hydroxylase, giving the protein MIEIAENRYGKSRVRLMKVTRHPHGNEVREWTVQVLLKGDFDSAHTAGDNSKILATDTMKNTVYFVARQSKATSMEAYAMELADFLLGRNVQISSAAIRIEAALWKRLTVDGEPHPSAFMHGSAEVQTTHVERAQGGSFKILSGLDHMHVLKTADSGFEGYIQDSLTTLKETSDRVFGTSVRAEWHYVRTDIDFEAARSTMRETMLRTFANHKSKSVQETLYAMAEDALGAVSDVDEIELAMPNKHCLLVDLSRFGLDNPNEIFVPTDEPHGYIEARIRRRPAVA; this is encoded by the coding sequence ATGATTGAGATCGCTGAAAACCGCTATGGTAAATCGCGCGTGCGCCTGATGAAGGTGACTCGGCATCCGCATGGCAACGAGGTGCGTGAGTGGACGGTGCAGGTGCTACTGAAGGGGGACTTCGACTCAGCTCACACCGCAGGCGATAACAGCAAGATTCTTGCGACCGACACGATGAAGAATACGGTCTACTTTGTGGCACGGCAGTCCAAGGCGACGTCGATGGAGGCGTACGCGATGGAGCTCGCGGATTTTCTGCTGGGTCGCAATGTGCAGATCTCATCGGCGGCAATCCGCATCGAGGCTGCGCTATGGAAGCGGCTGACGGTGGATGGCGAACCGCATCCCAGTGCCTTCATGCATGGCAGCGCCGAGGTGCAGACGACTCACGTGGAGCGGGCGCAGGGCGGCAGCTTCAAGATTCTCTCAGGCCTTGATCATATGCATGTTTTGAAGACGGCCGACTCCGGGTTTGAGGGTTATATTCAGGACTCGCTGACTACGCTGAAGGAGACTTCGGATCGCGTCTTCGGGACTTCGGTGCGTGCGGAGTGGCATTACGTGAGGACGGACATCGACTTCGAGGCGGCACGTTCGACGATGCGCGAGACGATGCTGCGGACCTTTGCGAACCACAAGAGCAAATCCGTCCAGGAGACGCTCTACGCGATGGCTGAGGACGCGCTCGGAGCGGTCAGCGATGTGGACGAGATAGAGCTTGCGATGCCGAACAAGCACTGCCTGCTGGTGGATCTGTCCCGTTTTGGGCTCGACAATCCGAACGAGATCTTTGTGCCTACCGATGAGCCGCATGGCTATATCGAAGCACGCATCCGCAGGAGGCCTGCTGTCGCATGA
- the allB gene encoding allantoinase AllB, which produces MAHAFVSQRVVTPGGTRPGALLVEGGRILAVCNVAEIPGDARVEDFGAAALLPGLVDTHVHINEPGRTEWEGFATATRAAAAGGYTTLVDMPLNCLPETTTVAALEEKRGVAEGQCVVDWASWGGAVADNQADLLPLARAGVPGYKCFLIYPGCDGFTMIDLEQLERALPFIAESGLPLLVHAELAGPIDRATTAVVGEDWRRYATYLASRPDEAEVEAVRLMIRLCREFGFRLHIVHLSTAMALADLRAARAEGLPITVETCPHYLHFAAEEIADGATLLKCAPPIRGVANREELWGALREGLIDMVVTDHSPCPPVMKQVEIGRFDRAWGGIASLSVALPVVWTDCVRRGFGLNDVVRWMSAAPAKLAGMEGEVGRLEAGREANFTVFDPEAAFVVSADRLHYRHPISPYLGEALQGVVRATYLRGEAVFRNGAVMPGIRGRALVSKGL; this is translated from the coding sequence ATGGCACATGCCTTTGTCTCGCAACGCGTTGTAACACCCGGGGGTACGCGGCCCGGTGCGCTCCTTGTGGAGGGCGGTCGGATTCTTGCGGTATGTAATGTAGCGGAGATTCCGGGCGATGCACGTGTGGAGGATTTTGGCGCGGCTGCGCTGCTGCCGGGGCTGGTGGACACGCATGTCCACATCAATGAGCCGGGCAGGACCGAGTGGGAGGGCTTTGCCACGGCGACACGAGCGGCGGCTGCGGGTGGGTATACGACGCTGGTGGATATGCCGCTGAACTGCCTTCCGGAGACGACTACCGTGGCGGCGCTTGAAGAAAAGCGAGGTGTGGCCGAGGGACAGTGTGTTGTCGACTGGGCTAGCTGGGGCGGAGCGGTTGCGGACAACCAGGCAGACCTGCTGCCGCTGGCGCGGGCGGGTGTGCCGGGATACAAGTGCTTTCTGATCTATCCGGGGTGCGACGGCTTCACGATGATCGACCTGGAGCAGTTGGAGCGAGCGCTGCCGTTCATTGCGGAGTCGGGCTTGCCGCTGCTGGTGCATGCGGAGCTGGCAGGGCCGATCGACAGAGCAACTACGGCAGTGGTGGGGGAAGACTGGCGACGGTATGCGACGTATCTTGCCTCGCGACCGGATGAGGCGGAGGTGGAGGCTGTGCGGTTGATGATTCGGCTGTGCCGGGAGTTTGGATTTCGGCTGCACATCGTTCATCTCTCTACAGCGATGGCCCTGGCGGATCTGCGAGCGGCCCGGGCGGAGGGACTGCCGATTACGGTTGAGACGTGTCCACACTACCTGCACTTTGCTGCGGAGGAGATTGCGGATGGAGCTACGCTGCTGAAGTGTGCGCCGCCGATCCGCGGGGTGGCGAATCGTGAGGAGCTTTGGGGGGCCCTGCGCGAGGGCTTGATCGATATGGTGGTGACAGATCACTCGCCGTGTCCACCGGTGATGAAGCAGGTTGAAATCGGACGGTTTGACCGTGCCTGGGGTGGGATTGCGAGTTTGTCGGTGGCACTGCCTGTGGTGTGGACGGACTGTGTGCGGCGCGGGTTCGGGCTGAATGATGTTGTGCGGTGGATGAGTGCTGCGCCTGCGAAGCTTGCGGGGATGGAGGGTGAGGTGGGTAGGCTTGAGGCTGGGCGCGAGGCGAACTTTACTGTGTTTGATCCTGAGGCTGCGTTTGTCGTGAGCGCGGATCGGCTGCACTATCGGCATCCCATCTCGCCCTACCTTGGAGAGGCGCTGCAGGGTGTGGTGCGGGCGACGTATCTTCGTGGTGAGGCTGTGTTTCGCAATGGGGCAGTGATGCCGGGGATCCGTGGACGGGCGCTGGTGAGTAAGGGACTATGA
- a CDS encoding NAD-dependent succinate-semialdehyde dehydrogenase, with amino-acid sequence MAIASINPATGALVRSFEALTAEAILQKIDRADEAFRAYRQVPLEHRAMWMRKLAAQLEQEADDLAQVMTLEMGKPLDAARQEALKCATCCRYYADHAAEMLTPIAIATELSQSYVCWEPMGVVLAVMPWNFPFWQVFRFLVPALMAGNAGLLKHAPNVPQCALAIESLVRRAGFPRGIFQALLIEVEQTEVVISDERVKAVSLTGSEAAGSAVASLAGRLIKKSVLELGGSDPFIVMASADLDHAVEIAVRARCVNNGQSCIAAKRFIIADSIYEEFEQRFVAGMEAMRVGDPMRDDIDVGPLASARILERLEQQVSEAIEAGARILTGGVRMVGDGFYFEPTVLVDLPRSCAVYREEFFGPVALLFRVADMDEAIALANDTPFGLGASVWTQEQAEQQRFVAELQAGSVFVNVMVASDSRLPFGGTKHSGYGRELSAAGMREFMHAKTVVVA; translated from the coding sequence ATGGCAATTGCCTCCATCAATCCTGCTACGGGGGCGTTGGTTCGCAGCTTTGAGGCGCTTACTGCAGAGGCGATCCTGCAGAAGATCGATCGAGCGGATGAGGCTTTTCGCGCATACCGGCAGGTTCCTCTGGAACATCGTGCGATGTGGATGCGAAAACTGGCGGCACAGCTTGAGCAGGAAGCTGACGACCTGGCACAGGTGATGACGCTCGAGATGGGAAAGCCGCTTGATGCCGCACGGCAGGAGGCGCTGAAATGCGCCACCTGCTGCAGATACTATGCGGACCACGCTGCCGAGATGCTGACGCCCATTGCGATTGCTACGGAGTTGAGCCAGAGCTATGTCTGCTGGGAGCCGATGGGCGTTGTGCTGGCGGTGATGCCATGGAACTTCCCCTTCTGGCAGGTCTTTCGTTTTCTTGTGCCTGCGTTGATGGCTGGCAATGCGGGACTGCTGAAGCATGCTCCGAATGTGCCGCAATGTGCGCTTGCGATTGAGTCGCTGGTGCGGCGAGCAGGGTTTCCGCGCGGCATCTTTCAGGCACTGCTGATCGAGGTGGAGCAGACAGAAGTGGTGATATCGGATGAGCGCGTCAAGGCGGTATCACTTACCGGGAGCGAGGCCGCTGGGAGCGCCGTTGCTTCACTCGCAGGAAGGCTGATCAAGAAGTCTGTGCTCGAGCTAGGGGGCAGCGATCCGTTCATCGTCATGGCTTCTGCAGACCTCGATCATGCGGTAGAGATCGCGGTGCGGGCGCGGTGTGTGAACAACGGGCAATCCTGCATAGCCGCAAAACGTTTCATCATCGCGGACTCGATCTATGAGGAGTTCGAGCAGAGGTTTGTCGCTGGCATGGAGGCCATGCGGGTTGGCGATCCTATGCGCGACGACATCGATGTGGGGCCGCTGGCGAGCGCACGTATCCTCGAGCGACTGGAGCAGCAGGTCTCTGAAGCGATTGAGGCAGGCGCTCGCATCCTGACTGGCGGGGTGCGGATGGTGGGCGATGGTTTCTACTTTGAGCCGACAGTTCTGGTCGACCTGCCGCGAAGTTGTGCTGTATATCGCGAGGAGTTCTTCGGGCCCGTTGCACTGCTCTTTCGGGTGGCAGATATGGACGAAGCGATTGCGCTGGCGAACGACACACCCTTTGGCCTTGGTGCTTCTGTGTGGACACAAGAGCAGGCTGAGCAGCAGCGCTTTGTGGCCGAACTGCAGGCAGGATCAGTCTTCGTGAATGTGATGGTGGCCAGCGATTCGCGTCTGCCCTTTGGCGGGACGAAGCATTCGGGTTATGGCCGTGAACTCTCTGCAGCAGGGATGCGTGAGTTCATGCATGCAAAGACTGTCGTAGTTGCCTAG
- a CDS encoding M20 family metallo-hydrolase produces MQFQVNEERLIGELKTLAGFTGIEPSAIGIAVTRVVFTEDDLRARAWLKELAEAAGFGVREDAVGNTFIRWVGAKPELSAVGTGSHVDAIPHAGMYDGTVGVLGGLEAMRALKESGFKPLRSIELLLLTSEEPTRFGIGCLGSRLISGVLDVKRADALVDASGSTLAEVREAAGFRGSLIDVRLPADFYHAWVELHIEQGPLLEREGLTIGIVTDIAAPAGYRFTISGFGGHAGALLMPDRRDALCAAAELILSIERHALAANAASGGVDTVATVGTCEVYPGAVNGVPSRVTLQVDVRDTDPVRREDVMRAVRADCDALRLKRGVEIEETMVNADDPTQSSPHIIRVIEEVCEELEIATKKMVSRAYHDSLFIAQLAPVAMIFIPCRNGVSHRPDEYASDADIVRGTKVLAATLGRLASEPEGTA; encoded by the coding sequence ATGCAGTTTCAGGTTAATGAAGAGCGGCTGATCGGCGAGTTGAAGACGCTGGCTGGATTCACCGGTATTGAGCCTTCGGCCATTGGGATAGCCGTGACGCGCGTTGTGTTTACAGAGGATGATCTGCGGGCGCGCGCATGGCTGAAGGAGCTTGCCGAGGCAGCAGGGTTTGGCGTTCGCGAGGATGCTGTTGGTAACACGTTTATTCGCTGGGTCGGGGCTAAGCCGGAGTTGTCTGCCGTGGGAACGGGCTCGCATGTCGATGCGATTCCGCATGCGGGCATGTACGACGGCACCGTAGGAGTGCTGGGTGGGCTGGAGGCGATGCGGGCACTGAAGGAGAGTGGGTTCAAGCCGCTAAGGTCCATTGAACTTCTCCTGCTTACGTCGGAGGAGCCGACGCGCTTTGGCATAGGCTGCCTGGGGAGCAGGCTGATCTCGGGCGTGCTGGATGTAAAGCGCGCGGATGCTTTAGTGGATGCGAGCGGAAGTACGCTTGCGGAGGTTCGCGAGGCTGCGGGCTTTCGTGGTTCGCTTATCGATGTGCGCTTGCCTGCGGATTTTTATCACGCATGGGTGGAGTTGCATATCGAGCAGGGGCCTCTTCTTGAGCGTGAGGGGCTGACTATTGGTATCGTCACGGACATCGCGGCTCCGGCAGGTTATCGGTTTACGATCAGCGGTTTTGGCGGTCATGCTGGCGCGCTGCTGATGCCGGATCGACGCGATGCACTGTGTGCCGCCGCCGAGCTGATTCTGTCGATTGAACGTCATGCGCTGGCAGCGAATGCTGCATCGGGTGGAGTCGATACGGTGGCGACTGTGGGGACCTGTGAGGTGTATCCGGGTGCGGTGAATGGTGTGCCGAGTCGCGTGACGCTACAGGTCGATGTTCGCGACACCGACCCTGTGCGCCGAGAGGACGTGATGCGGGCTGTGCGGGCGGATTGCGATGCGCTTCGGCTCAAGCGTGGAGTTGAGATCGAGGAGACGATGGTGAATGCGGATGATCCGACGCAGAGCTCCCCGCATATCATCCGTGTGATCGAGGAGGTCTGCGAAGAATTAGAGATTGCAACGAAGAAGATGGTCAGCCGGGCGTATCACGACTCTCTGTTCATTGCACAGCTTGCGCCAGTCGCGATGATCTTCATTCCTTGCCGGAATGGTGTGAGCCATCGGCCTGATGAGTATGCCAGCGACGCCGACATTGTGCGCGGGACCAAGGTGCTGGCGGCGACGCTTGGGCGACTTGCCTCGGAGCCGGAAGGTACGGCATAG
- the uraH gene encoding hydroxyisourate hydrolase — MGISTHILDTALGRPAAWVPVVLSIAEGGGWIELHATSTDEDGRCKQLLPESHLLRTAHYKIRFATADYYKLQMVEGLYPCVEITFTVTNTEQHYHVPLLLTANGYTTYRGS, encoded by the coding sequence ATGGGAATTTCGACACACATTCTCGATACAGCACTGGGACGACCTGCGGCATGGGTTCCGGTGGTGTTGTCGATTGCGGAGGGCGGTGGGTGGATCGAGCTTCATGCAACCAGCACAGATGAGGATGGGCGATGCAAGCAACTGCTGCCGGAATCGCATTTGCTTCGGACTGCTCACTATAAAATTCGCTTCGCTACAGCGGACTACTATAAGTTGCAAATGGTTGAAGGTTTGTATCCGTGCGTGGAGATTACCTTCACGGTTACAAATACGGAGCAGCATTACCACGTTCCCCTGCTGCTGACTGCCAATGGCTATACGACCTACCGAGGGAGCTGA